A segment of the Bacillales bacterium genome:
TCATAAACCATTGGATTCGAAACGAGCGGATCCGGGAGCAAGAGAAACACGGGAAACCGAAAGTTATTTCGTTTCGAAAAATTCGTTGAGACGGAGGGATATAATGGAACGCTTAAGTGAAAACGAAATCGCGCAACAGCTTTCTCGTTTGCAAGGGTGGAAACGGTTGGACGAGAAATTCATTCAAAAACGGTATCGGTTTAAAACGTTTCCGGACGGAGTCACGTTCGTGAACCGGATCGCAGCGCTTTCCGAAGAGGTCCAACATCATCCGTTCATAGCGATCGATTACAAAGTCGTCACGTTAAAATTATCCTCGTGGCACGCCGGCGG
Coding sequences within it:
- a CDS encoding 4a-hydroxytetrahydrobiopterin dehydratase, translating into MERLSENEIAQQLSRLQGWKRLDEKFIQKRYRFKTFPDGVTFVNRIAALSEEVQHHPFIAIDYKVVTLKLSSWHAGGLTDLDFELAGKYDAFYNE